One stretch of Tachysurus fulvidraco isolate hzauxx_2018 chromosome 12, HZAU_PFXX_2.0, whole genome shotgun sequence DNA includes these proteins:
- the entpd6 gene encoding ectonucleoside triphosphate diphosphohydrolase 6 isoform X3, with the protein MKVPKLAVIFLLVVCLVVYLTYVKHCLENRKLPKPILEQLHRTDPRKRPTSAESVSEQFRYGIMFDAGSTGTRIHIFQFQQEPNAAPKLGPETFKAIKPGLSAYSDEPEKCKAGLLELLEAAKKTVPPAQWSNTPLALRATAGLRLLPGEKATHLLDKVKEVFAASSFLYRPDSVSIMDGTDEGVSAWITINFLLGGLHGSEVPTVGMLDLGGGSTQITFSPQDEKTIQTSPIDYVTSFQMFTTSHTLYSHSYLGLGLMSARLAVLGGVEGQLVGGGQELVSPCLAPDYTGEWEHADVTYTLKGQKAGEPIYESCLSKVEKMIYKRVQRADEVKHMEFYAFSYYYDRAVDLGLVDEEKGGSLQVSNYIEGAKTVCKNMEANAGKNPFLCLDLTYISVLLQELGFPLDKELKLARKIKGVETSWALGATFYYMESLHKH; encoded by the exons ATGAAGGTCCCAAAGCTGGCTGTCATCTTCCTCCTGGTCGTCTGCCTTGTGGTCTACCTCACATACGTGAAACATTGCCTTGAGAACAGAAAGTTGCCCAAGCCAATACTGGAACAGCTTCATAGAACAGACCCCCGCAAGAGACCGACGTCGGCGGAGTCGGTCAGTGAACAATTTCGCTATGGTATCATGTTTGATGCTGGAAGCACCGGGACAAGAATACACATCTTCCAGTTTCAACAGGAACCCAACG CTGCTCCTAAATTGGGCCCAGAGACATTTAAAGCAATAAAACCAGGATTGTCTGCGTATTCAGATGAACCAGAAAAG TGTAAAGCAGGACTGTTGGAGCTGCTGGAGGCGGCCAAGAAGACCGTGCctcctgctcagtggtccaACACCCCTCTGGCCCTTCGAGCCACTGCAGGACTCAGGCTGCTGCCGGGCGAGAAAGCAACACACCTCCTCGACAAG GTGAAGGAGGTGTTTGCTGCATCTTCATTTCTTTATCGGCCCGACAGCGTGTCCATCATGGATGGTACAGATgaag GAGTCTCTGCTTGGATCACCATTAACTTTTTATTAG gTGGTCTTCATGGGTCTGAAGTTCCCACAGTGGGGATGCTGGACCTGGGAGGTGGCTCGACCCAGATCACTTTCTCGCCACAGGATGAG AAAACCATCCAGACCTCCCCGATCGATTATGTGACATCGTTTCAGATGTTCACCACCAGCCATACTCTCTATTCACACAG cTACCTGGGACTTGGTTTGATGTCTGCCAGACTGGCTGTGTTGGGAGGGGTTGAAGGACAGCTTG TAGGGGGCGGTCAGGAGCTCGTGAGTCCGTGTCTGGCTCCGGACTATACTGGAGAGTGGGAGCATGCAGACGTCACTTACACCTTAAAGGGACAGAAAGCAG GAGAGCCCATCTATGAGTCATGCTTGAGCAAAGTGGAGAAGATGATCTATAAACGAGTGCAGAGAGCAGACGAGGTGAAACACATGGAGTTCTATGCGTTCTCGTATTATTACGACCGTGCTGTGGACCTGGGACTCGTCG ATGAGGAGAAAGGAGGCTCCCTTCAAGTAAGCAACTACATAGAAGGGGCCAAAACAG tgtgtaaaaACATGGAGGCTAATGCAGGAAAAAACCCTTTCCTCTGTCTGGACCTCACCTACATCTCGGTGCTGCTGCAGGAGCTCGGCTTCCCCCTGGACAAGGAGCTGAAG ctGGCCAGGAAAATCAAGGGCGTGGAGACGAGCTGGGCTTTAGGAGCCACGTTCTATTACATGGAATCTCTTCACAAACATTAA
- the entpd6 gene encoding ectonucleoside triphosphate diphosphohydrolase 6 isoform X1, protein MKVPKLAVIFLLVVCLVVYLTYVKHCLENRKLPKPILEQLHRTDPRKRPTSAESVSEQFRYGIMFDAGSTGTRIHIFQFQQEPNGNKTTAPKLGPETFKAIKPGLSAYSDEPEKCKAGLLELLEAAKKTVPPAQWSNTPLALRATAGLRLLPGEKATHLLDKVKEVFAASSFLYRPDSVSIMDGTDEGVSAWITINFLLGGLHGSEVPTVGMLDLGGGSTQITFSPQDEKTIQTSPIDYVTSFQMFTTSHTLYSHSYLGLGLMSARLAVLGGVEGQLVGGGQELVSPCLAPDYTGEWEHADVTYTLKGQKAGEPIYESCLSKVEKMIYKRVQRADEVKHMEFYAFSYYYDRAVDLGLVDEEKGGSLQVSNYIEGAKTVCKNMEANAGKNPFLCLDLTYISVLLQELGFPLDKELKLARKIKGVETSWALGATFYYMESLHKH, encoded by the exons ATGAAGGTCCCAAAGCTGGCTGTCATCTTCCTCCTGGTCGTCTGCCTTGTGGTCTACCTCACATACGTGAAACATTGCCTTGAGAACAGAAAGTTGCCCAAGCCAATACTGGAACAGCTTCATAGAACAGACCCCCGCAAGAGACCGACGTCGGCGGAGTCGGTCAGTGAACAATTTCGCTATGGTATCATGTTTGATGCTGGAAGCACCGGGACAAGAATACACATCTTCCAGTTTCAACAGGAACCCAACGGTAATAAAACAA CTGCTCCTAAATTGGGCCCAGAGACATTTAAAGCAATAAAACCAGGATTGTCTGCGTATTCAGATGAACCAGAAAAG TGTAAAGCAGGACTGTTGGAGCTGCTGGAGGCGGCCAAGAAGACCGTGCctcctgctcagtggtccaACACCCCTCTGGCCCTTCGAGCCACTGCAGGACTCAGGCTGCTGCCGGGCGAGAAAGCAACACACCTCCTCGACAAG GTGAAGGAGGTGTTTGCTGCATCTTCATTTCTTTATCGGCCCGACAGCGTGTCCATCATGGATGGTACAGATgaag GAGTCTCTGCTTGGATCACCATTAACTTTTTATTAG gTGGTCTTCATGGGTCTGAAGTTCCCACAGTGGGGATGCTGGACCTGGGAGGTGGCTCGACCCAGATCACTTTCTCGCCACAGGATGAG AAAACCATCCAGACCTCCCCGATCGATTATGTGACATCGTTTCAGATGTTCACCACCAGCCATACTCTCTATTCACACAG cTACCTGGGACTTGGTTTGATGTCTGCCAGACTGGCTGTGTTGGGAGGGGTTGAAGGACAGCTTG TAGGGGGCGGTCAGGAGCTCGTGAGTCCGTGTCTGGCTCCGGACTATACTGGAGAGTGGGAGCATGCAGACGTCACTTACACCTTAAAGGGACAGAAAGCAG GAGAGCCCATCTATGAGTCATGCTTGAGCAAAGTGGAGAAGATGATCTATAAACGAGTGCAGAGAGCAGACGAGGTGAAACACATGGAGTTCTATGCGTTCTCGTATTATTACGACCGTGCTGTGGACCTGGGACTCGTCG ATGAGGAGAAAGGAGGCTCCCTTCAAGTAAGCAACTACATAGAAGGGGCCAAAACAG tgtgtaaaaACATGGAGGCTAATGCAGGAAAAAACCCTTTCCTCTGTCTGGACCTCACCTACATCTCGGTGCTGCTGCAGGAGCTCGGCTTCCCCCTGGACAAGGAGCTGAAG ctGGCCAGGAAAATCAAGGGCGTGGAGACGAGCTGGGCTTTAGGAGCCACGTTCTATTACATGGAATCTCTTCACAAACATTAA
- the LOC113640548 gene encoding barrier-to-autointegration factor-like protein, giving the protein MSTTSQKHRDFVAEPMGDKPVTALSGIGDVLGKKLAEQGFDKAFVVLGQFLLLRKDCELFSEWLKDASGANSRQASSCSQCLAEWCDAFL; this is encoded by the exons ATGTCCACCACCTCTCAGAAGCACAGGGACTTTGTGGCTGAACCCATGGGGGATAAACCGGTCACTGCTCTGTCAGGCATCGGAGACGTCCTGGGGAAGAAGCTGGCAGAGCAGGGCTTTGACAAA GCATTTGTAGTGTTGGGGCAGTTCCTTTTGCTGAGGAAGGACTGTGAACTGTTCTCCGAGTGGCTTAAGGACGCCAGCGGGGCAAATTCAAGGCAAGCTTCCTCCTGTTCACAGTGTCTGGCCGAATGGTGTGATGCCTTTCTCTGA
- the entpd6 gene encoding ectonucleoside triphosphate diphosphohydrolase 6 isoform X2, producing the protein MKVPKLAVIFLLVVCLVVYLTYVKHCLENRKLPKPILEQLHRTDPRKRPTSAESVSEQFRYGIMFDAGSTGTRIHIFQFQQEPNGNKTTAPKLGPETFKAIKPGLSAYSDEPEKCKAGLLELLEAAKKTVPPAQWSNTPLALRATAGLRLLPGEKATHLLDKVKEVFAASSFLYRPDSVSIMDGTDEGVSAWITINFLLGGLHGSEVPTVGMLDLGGGSTQITFSPQDEKTIQTSPIDYVTSFQMFTTSHTLYSHSYLGLGLMSARLAVLGGVEGQLGGGQELVSPCLAPDYTGEWEHADVTYTLKGQKAGEPIYESCLSKVEKMIYKRVQRADEVKHMEFYAFSYYYDRAVDLGLVDEEKGGSLQVSNYIEGAKTVCKNMEANAGKNPFLCLDLTYISVLLQELGFPLDKELKLARKIKGVETSWALGATFYYMESLHKH; encoded by the exons ATGAAGGTCCCAAAGCTGGCTGTCATCTTCCTCCTGGTCGTCTGCCTTGTGGTCTACCTCACATACGTGAAACATTGCCTTGAGAACAGAAAGTTGCCCAAGCCAATACTGGAACAGCTTCATAGAACAGACCCCCGCAAGAGACCGACGTCGGCGGAGTCGGTCAGTGAACAATTTCGCTATGGTATCATGTTTGATGCTGGAAGCACCGGGACAAGAATACACATCTTCCAGTTTCAACAGGAACCCAACGGTAATAAAACAA CTGCTCCTAAATTGGGCCCAGAGACATTTAAAGCAATAAAACCAGGATTGTCTGCGTATTCAGATGAACCAGAAAAG TGTAAAGCAGGACTGTTGGAGCTGCTGGAGGCGGCCAAGAAGACCGTGCctcctgctcagtggtccaACACCCCTCTGGCCCTTCGAGCCACTGCAGGACTCAGGCTGCTGCCGGGCGAGAAAGCAACACACCTCCTCGACAAG GTGAAGGAGGTGTTTGCTGCATCTTCATTTCTTTATCGGCCCGACAGCGTGTCCATCATGGATGGTACAGATgaag GAGTCTCTGCTTGGATCACCATTAACTTTTTATTAG gTGGTCTTCATGGGTCTGAAGTTCCCACAGTGGGGATGCTGGACCTGGGAGGTGGCTCGACCCAGATCACTTTCTCGCCACAGGATGAG AAAACCATCCAGACCTCCCCGATCGATTATGTGACATCGTTTCAGATGTTCACCACCAGCCATACTCTCTATTCACACAG cTACCTGGGACTTGGTTTGATGTCTGCCAGACTGGCTGTGTTGGGAGGGGTTGAAGGACAGCTTG GGGGCGGTCAGGAGCTCGTGAGTCCGTGTCTGGCTCCGGACTATACTGGAGAGTGGGAGCATGCAGACGTCACTTACACCTTAAAGGGACAGAAAGCAG GAGAGCCCATCTATGAGTCATGCTTGAGCAAAGTGGAGAAGATGATCTATAAACGAGTGCAGAGAGCAGACGAGGTGAAACACATGGAGTTCTATGCGTTCTCGTATTATTACGACCGTGCTGTGGACCTGGGACTCGTCG ATGAGGAGAAAGGAGGCTCCCTTCAAGTAAGCAACTACATAGAAGGGGCCAAAACAG tgtgtaaaaACATGGAGGCTAATGCAGGAAAAAACCCTTTCCTCTGTCTGGACCTCACCTACATCTCGGTGCTGCTGCAGGAGCTCGGCTTCCCCCTGGACAAGGAGCTGAAG ctGGCCAGGAAAATCAAGGGCGTGGAGACGAGCTGGGCTTTAGGAGCCACGTTCTATTACATGGAATCTCTTCACAAACATTAA